The following proteins are encoded in a genomic region of Gossypium hirsutum isolate 1008001.06 chromosome D05, Gossypium_hirsutum_v2.1, whole genome shotgun sequence:
- the LOC107906076 gene encoding protein Brevis radix-like 2 codes for MLTCIACSKQLHNNNGSIGRHQDEDTLETPRTRQTIKALTSQIKDIALKASGAYKSCKPCSGSSNHDRKNYADSDAASDSARFQIPYRRRGSSNSTPGSWGKEKESRLKGLSSGEGTPVSVSGRTGSALFMEEDEPKEWVAQVEPGVLITFVSLPEGGNDLKRIRFSREMFNKWQAQRWWAENYDKVMELYNVQRFNRQAVPLPTPPGSEDKGSITESAKDSPVTPPLNKERPHNFIRPTGMGYSSSDSLDHHPMQSHQYYDSAALVSTPKLSSINGAKTETSSIDGSVRTSSSREADQSGELSISNASDMETEWVEQDEPGVYITIRALPGGTRELRRVRFSREKFGEMHARMWWEENRARIQEQYL; via the exons ATGTTAACGTGCATAGCTTGTTCAAAGCAGTTACACAATAACAATGGATCTATAGGGCGCCATCAGGATGAAGATACTTTGGAAACTCCTAGGACTAGGCAAACCATCAAGGCCCTCACTTCTCAG ATCAAGGACATTGCATTGAAAGCATCAGGAGCTTATAAAAGCTGCAAGCCTTGTTCAGGTTCATCAAACCATGACCGTAAGAACTACGCAGACTCCGATGCTGCCTCCGACTCAGCACGCTTTCAAATCCCTTACCGTAGAAGAGGAAGCTCGAATTCGACCCCCGGAAGTTGGGGCAAAGAGAAGGAATCAAGACTAAAAGGACTTTCCAGTGGTGAAGGTACCCCGGTTTCCGTTAGTGGCCGTACAGGGTCGGCACTGTTTATGGAGGAAGATGAGCCTAAGGAATGGGTTGCACAAGTGGAGCCTGGTGTCTTAATCACTTTTGTCTCATTGCCTGAAGGAGGGAATGATCTGAAACGGATTCGATTCAG TCGTGAGATGTTtaataaatggcaagctcagagGTGGTGGGCAGAGAACTATGACAAGGTCATGGAATTATACAATGTACAACGCTTTAATCGTCAAGCGGTTCCACTTCCAACTCCCCCTGGCTCTGAAGATAAA GGATCAATAACTGAATCTGCAAAGGACAGTCCTGTGACTCCACCCCTGAACAAAGAACGCCCTCATAACTTTATCCGGCCAACAGGAATGGGCTATTCATCATCAGATTCCCTGGATCACCACCCAATGCAATCCCATCAATACTACGACTCAGCTGCTCTTGTTTCAACACCAAAACTCTCCAGCATTAATGGAGCCAAGACTGAGACATCATCGATAGATGGTTCTGTTAGAACTAGTTCATCACGAGAGGCAGATCAGTCTGGAGAGCTCTCCATCAGTAATGCCAGTGACATGGAAACCGAATGGGTTGAACAGGATGAACCAGGGGTTTACATCACTATTAGAGCACTTCCAGGTGGTACTCGGGAGCTTAGACGTGTCCGCTTCAG CCGAGAAAAGTTCGGAGAAATGCATGCGAGGATGTGGTGGGAAGAAAACCGAGCCAGGATACAAGAACAATACTTGTGA
- the LOC107906074 gene encoding protein BIG GRAIN 1-like A yields MDMCVKFPEDYRYRTRRENPSFSSTLLDSIYRSIDEPGGSKGEEKLIFCKEATMAKKHSSNRSSKEEEMASLQRACMIEKWMEKKAVDDKVVFNRRNPVAGSQRNSRNDFDPMLLNSSSTSSDSSGGFSSSESDSFYGAKSRSSSSSSSRYTTHRPKPIRTTVSAPPPEVEDGFHGAKQQKPKHEGGFVRTKSKALKIYSDLKKVKQPISPGGRLASFLNSLFTAGHTKKTKIPASRYEGTKSKSDQATPTTCSSASSFSRSCLSNKTPSSRGNGTKRSVRFCPVNVILDDETIRHENDRPIPTSRRSKPTSKELEFRIMEENRRVVEAAKDLLKSYHKKKEEYDMRDMCTVNAASSDDEDDDTASYASSDLFELNNLSAIGIERYREELPVYETTHLDTNRAIANGLIV; encoded by the coding sequence ATGGATATGTGCGTTAAATTCCCAGAAGATTATCGGTACCGAACCAGGAGAGAAAACCCATCTTTCTCTTCCACTCTCCTTGATTCTATCTACCGTTCGATTGATGAACCAGGCGGCAGCAAAGGAGAGGAAAAGCTGATTTTCTGCAAAGAGGCTACCATGGCGAAGAAGCACAGCAGTAACCGTTCGTCCAAGGAAGAAGAAATGGCGAGCCTTCAACGTGCCTGCATGATCGAGAAATGGATGGAGAAGAAAGCCGTTGATGATAAGGTTGTCTTTAATAGGCGAAATCCCGTGGCGGGTTCTCAAAGAAACTCTCGAAACGACTTTGATCCCATGCTGTTGAACTCCAGCTCCACCTCTTCTGATTCTAGTGGTGGGTTCTCATCCTCGGAGTCGGATTCCTTTTACGGTGCAAAATCAAGGTCGTCGTCTTCATCATCAAGCCGTTACACCACTCATAGGCCTAAGCCTATTCGGACAACCGTCTCAGCTCCGCCGCCCGAAGTCGAAGACGGTTTCCATGGTGCTAAACAACAAAAGCCAAAGCATGAAGGTGGCTTCGTGAGAACAAAATCCAAGGCGTTGAAGATTTACAGTGACCTCAAAAAGGTTAAGCAGCCGATATCTCCAGGGGGTCGGCTTGCAAGCTTCCTGAACTCTCTTTTCACCGCAGGCCATACAAAGAAGACAAAGATTCCAGCGTCAAGGTACGAGGGAACCAAGTCAAAGTCCGACCAGGCAACACCAACGACATGTTCATCGGCTTCATCGTTTTCAAGGTCATGTTTGAGCAACAAGACTCCATCTTCAAGAGGGAACGGTACGAAAAGGTCTGTCAGGTTTTGTCCGGTTAATGTTATTCTCGACGATGAGACCATCCGCCATGAAAACGATCGTCCAATTCCAACGTCCAGAAGATCAAAACCAACAAGCAAAGAGCTGGAGTTCCGCATCATGGAAGAAAACCGTCGAGTCGTGGAAGCTGCAAAGGATCTCTTAAAGAGTTACCATAAGAAGAAGGAAGAGTACGATATGAGAGATATGTGCACTGTGAATGCAGCGTCAAGCGACGACGAAGACGACGACACCGCTAGTTATGCAAGCTCCGATCTCTTCGAATTAAATAATCTGTCAGCAATTGGAATCGAAAGGTATCGAGAAGAACTGCCTGTGTATGAAACAACCCATCTGGATACTAATCGAGCCATTGCTAATGGTTTGATTGTGTAA
- the LOC107906075 gene encoding uncharacterized protein yields the protein MFLVNRVFFSDRFHVVERVPVNALDVAGSTTGLEDSSRIEYKDDNINVQNQQTDTSNPWIQNRRELPGLQSAPCYNMLRTPHGYMPSHTAHTSVNAAASQSSYMQF from the exons ATGTTCCTCGTTAACCGGGTCTTCTTTTCAGATAGATTTCATGTAGTAGAAAGAG TTCCAGTCAATGCTCTTGATGTAGCTGGAAGTACAACAGGTCTTGAAGATTCATCTCGGATCGAATATAAAGATGACAATATCAATGTTCAAAACCAACAG ACTGATACATCTAATCCCTGGATTCAGAACCGGAGGGAGCTACCAGGCTTGCAATCTGCTCCATGCTACAATATGCTACGAACACCTCATGGTTATATGCCATCTCACACTGCCCATACTTCCGTTAATGCTGCTGCCTCACAATCTTCTTACATGCAATTCTAA